The genome window TGCTTGTTTTTCTCAACCTTGTTCCAGGACTTCTGCTTTATAAGTATTGGAAATGGAAGTATATGAAATAGAAATAATTTTAAAGGATTGAGTTTTAATGAGAATTTTACAAGTCATTACATCCTTGGAAATGGGCGGTGCTGAAACTTTGGTAGTTAATTTAATACCAAGGTTGCAGGCATTAGGGCATACTGTAGATTTGTGCGTTTTTAATGGTACAGAAACGCCATTGACTAATAGACTGAAGAAAGAGAGCCCACAAACGAAGATATATGCGCTGGGACATGGGGTTTACAACCCGCTCTATATATTGAAGCTGGCAAAGATAATGAGAGGGTATGACATTGTTCATACACATAACTCATCGCCGCAACTGTTTGCTGCTATTGCGAAAGTGTTATGCTCGGTGGAGCTCGTCTCCACCGAGCATAACACTTCCAATCGCAAACGCGATTGGAAGTGGTATGCCCCGGTTGAAAGCTGGATGTATGGAAAATACCGACACGTAATTTGTATAAGCCGGATTGCTGAAGAGAAACTGCGGGAATATATGAGAGGAGACTGGCAGGACGAGACGAAGCCACGATATAACCGCATATCAACCATTAATAACGGGGTAGATGTTCATGCTATCAGCAACATTGTTCCCGATGCCGGACTTTTGTCTCTGAAAGAGCAGAGGAAAGCGATTCTCATGGTTGCCGGATTCAGGGAAGCCAAGGACCAGGACACGATAGTAAGGGCTTTAAGCCTTTTGGACAAAAACAGTTATGAAGTCTGGTTTGCCGGTGTCGGTGTGCGTCAGGCTCTTGTCAGTCAGTTGGCTGGTAAACTTGGTGTCAGCGACCGGGTAAGGTTTCTGGGTTTGCGCACGGACATACCGAATGTGCTGCGGGCAGCGGACATCATTGTGATGTCTTCTCACTGGGAAGGGTTGAGCCTCAGCAATGTGGAAGGGATGAGTGCCCACCGCCCTTTTATTGCTTCTGACGTGAACGGACTGCGAGAGGTGACAAAGGGATATGGACTTCTTTTCCCGCATGAGGATGCAGAGTCGCTGGCTGCGGAAATCAATTGTCTGGCAGCTGATGAGGCTTACTATCATGAGGTTGCTGAACGCTGCTATAAACGGGCGTTGGAATTTGATATTTCAAAGACGGTAAGCGGATATAACTCTGTCTATCAAAGTGTGGCTGCTGATGGGAAAAGATAGGATAGCATATCTGGATCTTGTGAAGTTTATGGCGATACTTCTTGTTTGTATAAGTCATTGTTATTTCATGATGTCAGTTTTAGAGAGTGATCTCAGTCCGATTATACGTTCTTTAAATATGCCGCTGTTTATGCTGGTGTGTGGCTATTTCTCCAGTCGCAGTCTGGAAATGCCGATGAAGGAGCTTTGTGTGAAAAAGGGTAAGCAGCTGTTGATTCCGGTTATATCCTGCACAGCGGTTACCGTTTGTCTATATAGGGGGGGTATTCATAGAGAAATAATAGGATGTGTATGGTTTCTTAAAACGTTGTTTGCCTGTTACCTTGTGGCACGAGTTGCCAAAAGTATCAAACTGCCTGTAGAAATTATGTTCCTGCTTTCATGGATAGTGCTTTTATTCATTCCGTATGGCGGAACTTTGATGATTAATTTCCTGTATTTCTATTTCTGTATCGGGTATTTCATCCATAAGTATCAAGGACGTATCCAGGCTTACAGAGCAGCTCTGTTTTTTGGCTCGGCGGTTTTTTTCATCGTTTCTGTCTGCTGTCATTGGGCAGTTCCCTGTGCGAAAGTTGATGCTGGTTTCATTCTTCACAGTCCTATGGCGTTTGTTCTCCAGCTGCTGGTGGGGTTGTCCGGCTCGATAGTTGTAATAGGGCTTTGCGAGATAGTCTATAAGATGTCGGGAAAGGGACAGGTTGCGGTTAAGGTTTTGTCAAAGCTCAGTACGGTTGGAAGATATACCTTGGGGATATATGTCATTCAGACTTTTATCATTGAGCGGACACTGACAGTATTTGTAAAATTGAATGAAGTTGTCATTTCATCAACTTTTACAGACTTTGTTTTGATCCCGTTGATTGGTAGTGCCTTGTGTTTTGTGTGTTATTATGTGGTTCGGTTAACACAACCAATTAAAATAATTAACATCCTCTTCTATGGCGGACAGAAATGTTGAAATTAAGTTTCTGAACCTCATTTGTGTTATGTCTTGCGCAGAGTGGTGTGAGAGAGTTGTAAGATAATTGTATTGATGGGTGTCTTTTCTATGTGAAATTTAGAAAAGACTTCTTGCATTGAAAGTTTTGAAGTATCTTTACATAACTTGTTGCCGGTTTTGCTTGGAGGGCAGAGGAAAGAAAGGATAATTCGCGCATTTGTAACTGTCAGGTAATCTGGCGGTTATAATGTTGTGCAGAAAAAGGTGCTTAATAGGACTTCAATTAAGCACCAGTTGGGCTTCAATTAAGCACCTATTGGACGTCAATTTGTGCTTAGTTGAGAGGCAACTTACCATTGAGACTTTTTCTTGGTGAATTATTTTGACAAAAGAGGTAGATGTGGATGACTGACTTTGAGCGATTGGCAATGGCTATCAGCCTGGTCGCTGTGACAGTCATGGCATAAGAGGTCGGTAGAATTATAGAATCGGTAAATGGTTGCTCCCCAATTATTTGTTACTGCCTTAGGGCAATGGGACTGAAAAGCGTATTCCAGAAGAAGAATTTAGAAACTTGAATATTAATATATGATAGGAAGAGATATTTTAGTTAAGCTCATGGATTGCTGTTATCGTGAACCTTTGATGAAGTTCAGGATAATGAAGGAGAAAAGGTTCTCTTTATATGCGACGGGCAACAGTTATCCATTTGTATTTATGGTTGATGGTAGAATCCCACATGGTGGAATGTTCGACAGGCTTAAAGGACTTATTACCATTTTTGCTATATCCAAAGCATTGGGCAAGCCGTTTAAATTGAATTGGAATTATCCGTTTGTATTAAGCAAATATCTTGAACCATATCAGTATGATTGGTTAATTGATGAGAGCCAAATGAACTTTGGTCTTTTGTCATATAATAATATTATAGCTTATGGGGAAATCGTAAATCCTTCCCGTTTATACAAGAAACGTTCGTCGGAGACTCATTTCTATTATGGCTATAACTCCTTGGACAAGGTAAATGCTCATTTTGGAACAGACTATAAGTGGGGAGAATTATATAGAGAACTTTTCCGTCCAACAGCTTATCTTCAACGTTATTTAGACCAGTATCAGACAGAGATAGGAGACAACTATATTGCAATCCATACCCGCTTTATGAACCTCTTAGGCGATAAGACAGAGACAGCTATCAATCCAGAGTTAGGTTCTGACAATCAAAAGAACGCGCTGGTAGAGTCTGCTATCAATTCTGTAAAAAAGATTTCTTTACAGCATCCTGGTATAAGGATTATGATAGCTTCGGATTCTATGGTATTCATTGAGGAAATTAAAAAAGCAATGCCTGATGTATATATAGTTCCCGGAACTGTAAAGCATATAGATACTACTGGTGAAACTGATGATTCTGAGAATATAAAGATGTTCACAGACTATTATTTAATCAGTGGTGCACAAAAGGTATATAGCTTATGGCATGAAGGGATGTGGAAGAGTGCATTCCCAGAGTATGCTGCAAGAATTGGAAATGTGAATTTTGAACGTGTTGAGTTCTAAGTATGAAGAAGAAACTAATTCGCGTTACCACTGCAGACATATCTTTAGATGGATTGTTGAAAGGGCAGCTAAAGTTCTTGAACCAGTACTTTGATGTCATTGGTGTTGCAAAAGATACTGGTGTCCTGCAGAAAGTCCGAGAGCGGGAGGGGATCTGTGTTGTGGATGCCCCGTTGGAGCGTCCTATCAGCTTAGTGAAAGATATTAAGGGCTTGTGGTTCTTGTATCGTTTGTTCCGTAAAGAGAAGCCATGGTGTGTGCATGCTAATACTCCTAAGGGAAGTCTTTTAGCGATGATAGCTGCTTGGTTTGCTGGTGTACCTCATAGAGTTTATACGGTTACAGGACTACGTTATCAGGGGGCTCATGGTTTTTTCAGGAGAATTTTAAAAGGAATGGAAATCTGTACCTGTTTCTTTGCAAATAAGGTAATTCCAGAAGGAAATGGAGTAAAGCAAATTTTGCAGGAGGATCATATAACAAAAAAGGAGTTGAATGTTATTCTGAATGGAAATATAAATGGAGTTGATATTGACTACTTTTCTCCGGACCACTTTACAGCCAAAACAAGAATAAACGGAAAGCCATATACAGGAAGTAAAGAAGATATTCGTAAAGACTTAAATCTTAGTAAAGATGATTTTGTTTTTATATTCATAGGGCGAATCGTTGGTGATAAGGGTATGAATGAACTATCTGATTCTATGAAACGTTTTCAAAAAGAAGGTAAGAACGTAAAGTTACTTCTTGTTGGACGCTTTGAAACAGAACTTGACCCTTTGAAGAGTGCTAATGAGGATTTTCTTAGGAATAATCCAGATGTACGTTTTGTTGGCTATCAAACAGATGTACGTCCATTCTTTATTGCAGCAGATGTTTTAGTTTTTCCAAGCTATAGAGAGGGTTTCCCTAATGTAGTATTGCAAGCTGGTGCAATGGGAATTCCATCAATTGTGACCAATATAAATGGATGTAATGAGATTATCAAAGAAGGTCAGAATGGTAAAATATTTCCTTCTAAAGATGCAGATGCATTATTTAAGGAAATGAATTGGTGTATAGAAAATAGAGATTTTATAAAGGTGATGGCTTCACAGTCTCGTAAAATGATAGTTGATAGATATCGTCAAGAAGAGGTTTGGAAGGCAACACTCAAAGAATATAAAAAACTTGAAAAGTAGTTGACTATGAAATGTGATGTTATTGTAACATATTGTTGGAACCGAGTAGGTTATAACATTATTCGTAGCCTTTATGAAAAAGGATTAAAGGTTGTTGTTGGAGATACATCATCTTATAATATTTGTAGTATCTCTAAATTTAGTGTAGGAAAATTTGTTTATCGAGATTTCAAAAAAGATGAAAAAGGCTTTATTGAAGACTTGAAGAAAGCCCTTAAAGAGTATTCCCCTAAAGTCCTTATGCCTACGCATGATGAATCTTTAATTATAGCGAAACACATAGACGAGCTCCCCAAGGATGTTATATATACAATAGAATCCTATGAGAAACAGATTCAGCTGTCTGATAAGCATAAAGCAACTATTTTATCAAATTCTGTTGGTGTACCAGTTCCTCGCTTTATAGATGATATAAAACAAGCAACATATCCGATAGTCATTAAAACGAAATTTGGCAATTCTGCAAAGGGTGTGTTCTTTCCTAAAGATTATACGGAAGCTAAAAATATTTTACTTCAATACGATAAAAAAAATATCTTAATAGAGGACTTCTTTGCTGGTATAGACTATAGTGTAGATTGTGTTAGGCATGATGGGTTCTTTCAAGCATGTACTTATAGATCTTTAGTGACGAAGACAGATGGAGGAGGTACAACAACACAGAGAATCTTGGTTGAAATGCCTGAATTAGAGAGATATTCTAAACTAATTTTAGATAAAGTTAATTATAAAGGAGTTTGTGGTATAGATTTCAAGGTGAACGAAGAAACGAAGGAGGCTGTATTTATTGAGGTTAATGCTCGATTCACAGGTGGTTTAGCAACACCAATGGCTGGTGGTTTTGATATTCCTTATATTGTATATTCTCTTTTCACTTCAGGGAAGTATGAACACAAAATCCAACCTCGTATGGGGACAAAAACTAAGTGGATACTTGGTGATATAATAACTCTTGTTGGCAAGATTCTTCGTTGTTCGTTGACTATGAAAGAGTTCAAGCAGATAATGAGTTGGAACTTTGATGCTTTCGATGATTATAGAAAAGAAGATAAGAAAGCTATTTTGGGTGAGTTCCTCTATTATTTTGTAAAGTTGGTAAAGAATAGAAACCTGAATCCGTAAATTAATATTATGTTTTTAAAATGGTTATTTGATAAACTTGCATCTTTGTTCGGTTTGCTATTTCTCTGTCCAGTATTATTGGTTGTAGCAATTCTAATCAAGGTGAAGATGCCTGGTCCTATTTTGTTTTGTCAAAAGCGAGTGGGACAGTATGGTAAACTGTTTACTGTATATAAGTTTAGATCGATGACTGTCAAGGCTGAGGCTTCTGTGGCAAGTCGGGATTCTGATGCAACTTCTATTGCCTCAACGGAACAATGCCGTATAACTCCACTTGGTGAGAAACTCAGACGTTACAAGTTGGATGAGTTACCTGAACTGTGGAATGTTCTCAAGGGCGATATGAGCTTTGTTGGTCCACGTCCGGATGTGCCTGGCTATGCCGATCAGCTGCAAGGTGAAGAAAGAGAAATTCTGAAGTTGAAGCCAGGTATTACGGGACCAGCCAGTCTGAAGTATAGAGACGAGGAGGAGCTGTTGGCTTCAGTTGATAACCCCACGCAGTATAATGATGAGGTCATCTTTCCTGACAAAGTCAGACTGAACCTCTATTACTTGAAGCATTATTCATTCATAAAGGATATTCAAATGATTATCTGTACGGTTCTCGGTAAGAAGATGGACTATGCAGGTGAAAAAATATAATTAGTAAAATGGAAAGAAACCGTATTTTACTTTGTCTCGCTCACATGAGCGGTAATGAAATGAAATACATCCAAGAGGCGTTCGACACCAATTGGGTTGTACCATTGGGACCAAATGTCAATGGCTTTGAAGATGACTTGAGACGTTTCTCAGTGTCTGTAAGTCCTTCAGATGAAAGAGGAAACTTCCTTGCAAAGGAGGCGTATCCACAAACGATTATGCCGCATGAGGATAATCCTGATAATCTGTGGAAGGAGTCTTTACCTGGATTGGAGGATAAGCGTGTCGTGGCACTCTGTTCTGGTACGTCTGCTGTACATCTCTCTTTGGTGGCATTGGGAGTGAAGGCAGGTGACGAGGTCATCTGCCAGAGCTTCACCTTCTGCGCCAGTTCACACCCCGTAACTTACCAGGGGGCTACGCCTGTCTTTGTTGACTCAGAGCAGGAAACATGGAATATGGATCCTGTGTTGTTGGAGGAAGCTATCAAGGACAGAATTGCCAAGACTGGTAAGAAGCCAAAGGCTATCATCGTGGTTTATCTCTATGGTATGCCTGCAAAGATAAAGGAAATCCTTGCAGTGGCAGATAAGTATGATATTCCTGTGGTTGAGGATGCAGCCGAGGGCTTAGGGTCAAGATATGCAGGACAGGTTTGCGGTACGTTCGGTGCGTATGGTGTTCTGTCATTCAATGGTAATAAGATGATTACCACATCAGGTGGTGGTGCGCTTGTCTGCCCTGATGAGGCTGCCCGCAACAATGTGATGTTCTATGCTACACAGGCACGTGAGGGTTATCCTTACTATCAGCATGAGAAGATAGGCTATAACTATCGCATGAGCAATGTCTGTGCAGGTATCGGTCGTGGTCAGATGACTGTTCTCGATGAGCATATCGCCCATCACCGTCATATTGCCCATTTGTATGAAGAGGCTTTCAGCAAGATAGAGGGTATTACTTTCCATGCCAATCCTTCACCGGAGTATGATTCCAACTTCTGGCTGAACACAATGGTTATAGACCCTTCTGTCAAGGTAAAAGGACAGGAGAACGCCTACAAGACTACGGTGCAGGGTGCTGTAGGTGGTGCTGCTGGTGTTATTCATTCTGTAGACGATGCACATACTGATTGCGAGCCGAATGCCAATGTTGAGGCTATGCGCGTATTCCTTGACAAGGCTAACATAGAGTGTCGTCCTCTCTGGAAACCAATGCACAAGCAGCCTTGCTATAAGGATTGTCCATCATATGTCAATGGTGTCAGTGAGAGTCTCTTTAAGGTTGGCATGTGCCTGCCAAGCGGTCCACTGGTAACAGATGATGATGTGAAGTATATTGTAGAAAAGATAAAAGAGGCAATGGCATAAACAACATCTTTTTTGAACTCATATTAAGGGCTGACGTCGTAGATCTTATTGTCTTCGGTGCCAGCCCTTTCTGTGTTTTCCCATAGATACTAGATTATGGCAATATCTTGTTTTGCCGAATTCAGAATCCAATATAAGAGTCATTGGGATATATGTCAGTGGATGTTGAAGTAGCGTTTTTTGTGCAGGTTTATTAAGCAATAAGATACCCTGGCGGAGTATCCATGCCATAAATAGATTCGTTTAGGTCTATGTGTCGCAAAAGTACGATAAAAAAACCGAATAGACGAAGAAAATACAAGAAAAGTAGTATTTATTTTTCAAGTTTTATATTCTCATCCTCCTTGATAATCTCTTTTATAGAAACGGGGATAACAGGTGGTAATAACATTGTAGAAGTCAGTGAGTTGAGGATTGTCGATATACTTTTATGTTGTATCGTTATATTGTTGTTATTGGTCGTTTTGTCAGTTATTTTCCTCAAGGAGTCTTTGGGTAGTGTTACCTCATATTTTGCCCAGCAGGCAGCTGCCATCCGTTTAAGCTGGGCAAGTCTTCCCTGTACGTCTTCTCCTTGTCTAAATTGATTATATTTTTTCTCAGCATTCATGTATTGGTCATATGCAGTTTTCCAAGATTGCAGGAACATGTGGCACAGACCTAACCGATAGTAGACGTCACCTTTCTCCCGTTCATAACATACGGTCAGCGTTTTCTCATAGTAGGGGACAGCCTCTTTGTACCGCTTCAGGTTAAAATTACTTTCTGCTGCGGTATAATAATAGACGGAACGTTCGTGTGGAGCAAGTACTTCCAGCTTCGGGATGGCATCTTCCAGATAATCTGCTGCTGCTTCATAGTCCCATTCATGATAATAGCACAGTCCGATATAGGCTTTGAAACGGTCGTTAAGTTGGTATGCCTTGTCCAGACGTTGGAAGATAAGCAGTGCCTCATGGTACTTTGCGGAAGTAAAGTACTCCAGCGCTTTTCCCAACTCTTCTGCATCCTTGCTCTTCTGTGCAGTAGCAGGAATATAGAAGTTAAGGAACAGCACAAACGTAATGATTATTCTTCCCGTTATTCTTACAGCCATATTATCTCCTTTACAATCTTCCCACCATATTGTGCAAGGTCAATGTCAATCAGGACCTTTCCCTGCTGATGGTTCTCATGTGAGTCACCCATTGACTTCTCAACTTCCTTCAGGCATTGTTGCACTTGTGTAAGTGTCCATGTTGTTTCAAAAGTTCCTATACAGTTCAGAAAGTTGTCCGACTCTATCCCGATAGGTTCTGTACATTGAGCTTCAGTGAATCTGACATCCTTGAAATATTGTTTCAACAATGCCTGTGCTTTGGAAATATTTTCCGTCTGATTGAAATTTGAACCAAGTGCAATAACCGTCTTCATAGAATACAAAGTTAAGCATAAGTTTTGATATGTTTGTGAGATTTTAAGACAAATAGTTTTGCATTATATAATAAAACGTGTATTTTTGCAGTTATATAATCCAAAAAGAACTTTTTATGCGACGATATATCTTCCTTTTTTTCTCATTCCTCTATATGTTGTCAGCCATAGCGGCTGGTCCGGCAAAATGGAATCAGGTCTATCAGGCTTATATTGACCAGTACAAGGACATGGCTATTGAGGGTATGCTGAAGTATGGCGTGCCTGCCAGCATCACCTTGGCACAAGGTCTGTTGGAGAGCGGAGCTGGTCGTGGAAGGCTTGTCCGTCAGGGTAATAATCACTTTGGTATCAAGTGTCATGGTTGGAAAGGACGTACGATTACTCATGATGATGATGCGATAGGAGAGTGTTTCCGTGCATACGACAGTGCATTGGAGAGTTATGAAGACCACTGCAAATTCCTTCGTGATCGTCCACGTTATAGAAGTCTGTTTAGTCTGGACAGGAGTGATTATCGTGGATGGGCACATGGACTGAAGCGTGCCGGATATGCAACTAATCCTGCATACGCACAGAGTCTGATAAATCTTATCGAGCTTTATAAACTTTATGAGTATGACAAGGCGAAGCATTATGACCGCTTCATGGCTCATCATAGTGGAGAGAACATGTCTGCCCGTGATGCTGGTAACAATCGCACAACTACTACTCAGATAGCAGGAGCGCATGCAATCCATAAATACAATGAGAACTACTATGTAGTTGTAAGGCAAGGTGATACGTTTAAGTCTTTGAGTAAGGAGTTGGATATCAGTGCTCGTAAGTTGGCTAAATATAATGAGCGTGATAAGAAAGACCGTCTTGTTGAGGGTGAGTTTATCTGGTTGAAGAAGAAACTGTCGAAGGCACCGAAGACCTTTAAGAAACGTCCATATTATGTGCGCAAGTCAGAAAGTCTGTATGATATAGCGCAGAAGTATGGTATCCGACTGAAGAGCCTTGTTAAGAAGAACGAGAAGATTGCTGAGCGTGGGCTGCAGATAGGAGATGAAGTTCGGTTATACTAAAATGTTTGGGTCAAATCAGTCATCTGATCATATTAGTATTGCCTCCTGACTTCTTTAATTTGCCTGTCGGTATCTTGTATGTCTATCTAACTTGACGTAGCCTGTTATGCCTTCGTTACAAAGACAAACAATCTCCCGGTTATCAAACAAAATCTGTTCAGGCTCTAATGATTGATTTGTATTAAACTACACCTGCAAAGAATTATCTTCACGGTAATAAATATGGGTCTTCCGGAATTTGGAGTGATAATAATTAGTTATTAATAATCAACTACTTACACCATTGCTCATATATGTTAAACCCTTTATATACGGAGAATTATAATCATAATGTGCTAATTAGTAGTGCAGGAGTTACTATAACTTATAAATTCACTTCATTTAGTCTAAATCCATTTATTAATGAGAAGGTTATGAAGAGATTTTTATCTCAAAATTTGAGTATCATTCATTGGTTATCACTCCAAATATCGGATGAACCATAAATATTTATTATCGTGAAGAAAAATATTTTTCTTCATGAAAAGAAATATTTTTTTTCATGAAAATAATTTCTCTCCGATGCTGAAATTAACTGTGCGGGTGTAGTCTCATGGGGTTTTTAAAGTACCAGTTACATTGTGATTAGGTGTCTTTTGTGAATAAAGATTTATCCTTCCATACTTATGAAAGCGATAATAGTAAAAGGCGGGGATCGCACAATAAAGTGCGGCCCCCGCCTTTTGCTATTTACAGAGATACTTAGAAGTCAGTCAGGCATGTATCAAGTGCTTTTGTGATAGCCTCTTTGTCGAGGTCCTGACCAATGAAAACCAACTTTTGCATACGGTCACCGTAAGGTTCTTCCCAGTCTTTCTTCAGTTTAGGATTTTTCTCCAAGAATTCACGTAGTTGGAACTGTGGCATGGTGGCATACCACTGACCGGCATTGCGTAGGCTCACTTGTTTGCCTGCCTGCTCGAAAACATAACAGACATCCTTCTCGTTGGAGAAATAGCACAGTCCCTTACAACGGATAATCTGCTTAGGCCACTGACGTGCTACGAAGTCATCAAAGAAGTTGATGTCAAATGGTTTACGTGCGTAATAAACGAAAGTCTGGATGTTATATTCCAAGGCTTCTCCGCTCTCTTCATTCTCCAGATTGTGATGATGGTGGTGATGCTCATGATGGTGACCATGTTCTTCATGTTCATGCTCTTCTTCTTCATCATGTCCTTCAATCTCAGCAATCCACGAAGCAGATGTTGCTACTTTGTCAAAGTTGAAATCCCTGGTGTTGATGATTTTGTCAAGGTCAACGTCACCATAGTTGCATTCAATAATCTCAGCCTTGGGCTGGAGTGAACGGATGATGCTCTTTACCAGTCCCAATTCTTCTTTGTTTACATCATCAACCTTGTTAAGGAGAATAATGTTGCAGAATTCAATCTGCTGGATAAGCAGGTTCTCAAGATCGTCTTCTTGCAGGTCTTTCTTCAAGAGGTCGTTACCAGCAGAGAATTCATCGCACATACGTCGTGCGTCAACAACGGTCACGATGGAATCGAGTATGGCTTTACCGTTCTTTGCCAAGTCCGGGTACATCTGTGGGTAAGCGCAGATAGTCTGTGCAATCGGTGCCGGTTCACAGATGCCACTTGCCTCAATGACAATGTAGTCGAACTTCTGCTGTGATACGATCTCGTTCAGTTGCTGGATTAAGTCCATTTTCAGCGTACAGCAGATGCAACCATTCTGGAGTGCAACGAGTGAGTCATCTTTCTGATCAACAACACCACCAGCCTCAATCAGGTCGGCATCAATGTTCACCTCGCCGATGTCATTGACGATAACGGCAAACTTAA of Prevotella fusca JCM 17724 contains these proteins:
- a CDS encoding CobW family GTP-binding protein, with product MKIKETPVLLLTGYLGSGKTTLVNKILSNKKGIKFAVIVNDIGEVNIDADLIEAGGVVDQKDDSLVALQNGCICCTLKMDLIQQLNEIVSQQKFDYIVIEASGICEPAPIAQTICAYPQMYPDLAKNGKAILDSIVTVVDARRMCDEFSAGNDLLKKDLQEDDLENLLIQQIEFCNIILLNKVDDVNKEELGLVKSIIRSLQPKAEIIECNYGDVDLDKIINTRDFNFDKVATSASWIAEIEGHDEEEEHEHEEHGHHHEHHHHHHNLENEESGEALEYNIQTFVYYARKPFDINFFDDFVARQWPKQIIRCKGLCYFSNEKDVCYVFEQAGKQVSLRNAGQWYATMPQFQLREFLEKNPKLKKDWEEPYGDRMQKLVFIGQDLDKEAITKALDTCLTDF
- a CDS encoding glucosaminidase domain-containing protein, producing the protein MRRYIFLFFSFLYMLSAIAAGPAKWNQVYQAYIDQYKDMAIEGMLKYGVPASITLAQGLLESGAGRGRLVRQGNNHFGIKCHGWKGRTITHDDDAIGECFRAYDSALESYEDHCKFLRDRPRYRSLFSLDRSDYRGWAHGLKRAGYATNPAYAQSLINLIELYKLYEYDKAKHYDRFMAHHSGENMSARDAGNNRTTTTQIAGAHAIHKYNENYYVVVRQGDTFKSLSKELDISARKLAKYNERDKKDRLVEGEFIWLKKKLSKAPKTFKKRPYYVRKSESLYDIAQKYGIRLKSLVKKNEKIAERGLQIGDEVRLY